One Coffea eugenioides isolate CCC68of chromosome 2, Ceug_1.0, whole genome shotgun sequence genomic window, TACCTTTAAGATGAGGCAAGTTTTTCTCATGCACTAATAGAGTGCGTCACTAGGCCTTGTTCTCGATTATTttagattttacaaaatttgattatagaaaataattatagagaataatcaaaatcaacaaaagcTATTTCCTGTTCTCGGTTACTTTAGATTTTTacaaattttgatcataaaaattaattatataaaataattaGAATCAGTAAAAAGCTATGTACTATTTGTGTGATTAtagattttgactttttttcatCATAAAAAATGTACGATCAGAATACCAAAAGCAATCGAGAATATCACAAACATTAATTCTCTAAAATTAGAATCTATAATCAGTTAAAGTAATCAATGAAGAATAAGCATGTTCTGTAGTGTATGTTTAATTTGATGATAGTGCAAATGGACCTTAATTACTCCTCTTTTGCGGAATTTGGTGTTTGATTATGAATCATATTTTaatcttttgtcaaaaaaaaaaaaaaaaaacacatacacacacatacacacaaaAGCAAAATGGTCCCTTTTCATGAGATTCTGAATTTTCTCCGGTTCAATAACATTGTAGAGTTAATTCATTTTAAAACAAGTTTAAAACTGCTAGGCTTCAAATTGTAAGTAACTATTTTACTTGCTACATTCTTGATCATCATATGCACATGACTCTTTCTTGCCCTTTATATATGTTCATTGGAAACGAGACACTGCGGCGGTCAAGAAACAACATGCCAAAAGGATAAAAAGCAAATGATTGGAAGCAAAAGCACCAGAAATGAAGGAAGATAATTAATCATTGAAGTTGCCCCTACAAGAATAAtttcacttaattaattaaacccTGTACTAAAAAGTTATCAAAAAGGAATATATAGTAGCTTGTACAAccatatatgtgtatatataacAAAATTACATAACCCCTTAATACATgctttgaaaattaaaaataaactgtCAACAAATAAGACCACATAAAACTGCTCCTcctcgtgaagattgaattccAAGAATGGAAAACTATAGAGATAAAAGAGGGAGATGAGATGAATTGATGAATTAACAAAAACAAATTTCAGGATTGCTCTTGCGTCTGCTCAGCTTCTGCGGTTTGGGCCTCTGCCCCCTCCTCCTTTGCTTCCTCCCCTGCCTCTGGATCAACTGGTGCAACTGCACTTTTCTTGTGGGTTGCAGCCTTGAGTACGTGCTGATAGTTGCCCTTCTCCATGAACAGCTGAGCAAAATGGTGCTTGCAGTAGAGAATCCCATCAAGAGCAGCGTATGATGAATGCGTGAGTGGGCAGCCTCCATGAGCACATTTGAAGCATGATTTATGGTACGATTCTCCTTCCATTGTCACCTATATATGGTCCAAGATACACGTTGTCACTTTGCTATgtgaacatatatatatatagatacacTAAATTGTTAATTTCCATTCATATAATTTAGCAGCAAAATTTAGCAGATTTTACTCGTTTGAAATTATTGGTTGGTTGTCCccaaaaaaaattgtgaaacaTGCATGCATGCTTGCGCACCTTCTCTAGAGGATAGACGGTTTTGCTGCAGGCAGCACATTTGTCTTGGGTTCCAGAGAACAAGGCAGAGAGTTTGCTAGGGGCCCTTGTCTGCATGAAAAATGTGCGTAAGCACAATTGGCTAACTAGTAGGAGAGCAAGAAAATTTAAGCAAATGCACAACCCTAGCTAGAACGTACCAAGGAATTTTCCCTCTCATGCTTTCCTGCAAAAGTGTATTAATGATTAGGAAAATGCAAATCAGAAAAAGTTTAatacaagtatatatatatatacacacaaggAGAATTAAGGTCTCCCACCAGTATGAAAATTTTTGCTAAAATTTCCAGATTCCTTGAAGAGTTGTTCAAAATGAGGCTTGCAGTAAAGGACTCCATCCATCGAGGAGTAGTTGCTCATCTGCACATTTAATGTACTTTAGCTTAACATTAATTTTCATGCCACACGGGGAAGTTTGAGGGCAAAAAAGAAGCCAAAAATTTGTGTGCGTCAATTATACATTTGTACAAGTGACATTTCCATGCCCTACCGCAAATAAGCCAGAATCAAACATCATATTTGTTTGGAACCTTAATTATAGTTCCAATTAATATCTCATTGTCATTAGTCCCTCTCATTATTCAGTTCCTTTGCAAGTCAGTAGAAGCCACCTCAAATTTGTTTATACTACAATTCAATAgccatatacatatatatatatatacatgttaGGGATATTTTTGCATGGCATCCGAGAGTTCCCAATATAATTTTTTTCGTAGGAAAACCTCAGCAACATTTATTAAATCCTTTTGCCTACATTGTTGTTGGCCTAGCTAGAAGAAATATGCATAGGGAAATGCATGCTTTTGTAAACTGCATCAATTATGGTGCTAGacaacgtttttttttttttttttttttttggtgtttgtggggggggggggggggtttttGGGGGTGGAAGGTCAGATAGCTAGAGATGGATGATTGGAGAGTGAAACATACCACAAGAGTCCCTTTGCAGTGGCTGCATTTAAAGCAGGATTTATGAAAAGTTGCTCCATCAGCAGAcaacaaatcaacaaaatagACCGTCTTGTCGCAAGCCTTGCATTTATCCAAGGTTCCTGTGAATGCCattcttttttttgtgtttatatatatttttcttcttcttgaaagATCTAAATCTCAATAACTTTTAGTTTGAAGAGAAAGTATGATCAGAGAGCTGCTAGGATGGGCTGCCAAGGAACAAAAGGGAGAAGTTTCAACAAGAAAACGCTTggccccttatatccaacctcgGTTATTGAGACTAGACAAAATCTTTGTACTGCCATAACAAAACTGATTTATATCAACCATTAATAGCAAATTAACTTATTTTTGCAATGGTGAGTAGTTGAAGTAACTCTATTTCACCACTAAATCGAGGACACGTGATTGGAGATCCCAGTTTCATTGAGGCAGAGGTGGAGATTAGTGATGTAAATTGTGGATGTTATCATGTTTAACTCTTTTTAAGCTGAGAGATAAAATAGGCTGAAGTTTTGACACTTTCCATGACAATGCGTAGAAAAAGGTACCTGTAAAATGCTCATCTTATTGATTTATCGCTATTGATGTCTAAGTAGTTAATAATTCAAAAAAGTTAAGAATTAATAATGatatttgcttcttttttttttctttattaacCCATTTCTCCCGAGGAAAAAGCTTTATCAGCCAATCTTTGGTACCCAATGATCCTACTTTTATCAGTTGTAAAAATTACATCAAGGACTCCATTTGCATTCTCGGACATGTATCCCGAGATACAATTCCATTAATCACAGGGTTTCTCTCTtacgtttggattgcattttttctgatttttttttaaagaaaaaatattgtAACGATTTAATagatgtgagataaaaaggtgataaGAAAACGTGTTTACAAAAAACGTAACAATTTTTCCGAGGAAAATCGCAAT contains:
- the LOC113760339 gene encoding LIM domain-containing protein PLIM2c-like; translation: MAFTGTLDKCKACDKTVYFVDLLSADGATFHKSCFKCSHCKGTLVMSNYSSMDGVLYCKPHFEQLFKESGNFSKNFHTGKHERENSLTRAPSKLSALFSGTQDKCAACSKTVYPLEKVTMEGESYHKSCFKCAHGGCPLTHSSYAALDGILYCKHHFAQLFMEKGNYQHVLKAATHKKSAVAPVDPEAGEEAKEEGAEAQTAEAEQTQEQS